The following DNA comes from Fundulus heteroclitus isolate FHET01 chromosome 1, MU-UCD_Fhet_4.1, whole genome shotgun sequence.
GCTCTTCACAGGGGCGCACAATGAATGAGGAAGCACAACTGAGTagaaaagagaaaggaaaaggagtttaaaaaaaaaaagtccacatCAGTGTTGCGCATATTACTTGTGGAATCTCACGGCAATCCCTTGGAACGGTGTGCGTCTCAGAGCGTTTTCCTCGCTGGACTGCGTGCGCGCTTGCTACCCAGCGGGAGAAGTGCCCGGTCTGAAGCGCTGATGTGTTCGTGCAGATGCGGTGGGTGCGTCCGCCTTTTCTGCTCCACCTCTGCTATCACCGTACAGTACAGTTACAGCGGAATATGAGCCACCCGAAACTGCCCTTTGAGCTGCCTACTCCCTATAACCgcatctcctcctctctccaATCCTTCCTCCAAAAGATGCAGGGAGCAACTTGTAGTTGCACCTTTTCTTCCCGactaaaaatctaattttttttcataatttatatattttctggAAGTGCCTTttatgaggggggggggggggggggggcaataaaGCTATCATCGCTCCTCTTCAAAGTGCGCGCACGACGCAACGTGGATGCTGATTGAAACAATAACACCCTCTCAGTTGTCCTATTACTCACACTGCCTGCTGGGctacttaaatattttttcaaacgCGGCACTGATGAAATATGGCCTCCAATCAGAAGTTTGATGCATGATGAAGCAGGGTAAGAGAGAGGGGGACGAGTaaggataaaacaaaaaaaagaaaccagcccTAACATCTGGCTTGCAGACCTCCCTCGACGCATGAGTAGCGCAGTGTAATCACAGCTTGAGCCACTTTGCGGCATCTCCATCAAACTGCATGACTTGGATCGAGCCCATAGTGTCCCCAAAACTCGGTATTTGGAACGAATGTTTCATTTTGTGACATGGATCTGAGTGATTTGCATGTTCGACTGAGCTCCATCGATCCTCTCTCTCCCCACCCTTCCTCTCCAACTTTCTCTCATCCCCTTGGATGACAGTAAAGGGAAGTGGGTAAGTAAAgaagaggggagaaaaaaacaagctttaatGACAGCCATCCCACGTTTATACCCGGGCTTTATATATATGAAGGTGCTCAAAGGGGTTTCCTGGAGCAGTCATGCGACACCGAGCAGATTAGAGCTTCAATCCGGATAAAGGGACCCTTTTATATACAAATCAACTTCAAATCACTTTTTAAGCCACTTAGATATACACACCAAGGCAGAATGCTAATGCACTTTTCATTGCTGCAGCTTAGGGAATGGAAGGAGATTAGATGAATTGGTGTCACTAAGCGAACCGTGTTCGATGGGGGGTTTTAACTTAATTTTATGGAAGTTGCAGGCATGCACGTTTTATTATGCCTTATTTGGACAGGCCAGAACAGTGATTGATACCAAGTCAAGACAAATGATCCGGATGTAGGGGCTCAGCACAACAGATtatgtttttgaagaaaaaatgttttttgaaagtCTAAAACGTTTTTCCTTTCCTCGTCCAGTTCCACTTTAGTGAGTAATTAAGCTTCTTATATGCGACACAAATGGACAGGAGTCAGATCTGTCGACTAAAATAAGGGCTTGTGCGTTTATACTATGAGCAGAGGACACAGTGAACTTGTTTAAAGCACAGCAAGGACGAGTAGCCGCGCTGATAGCGGTGGGGtggtggcggcggcggcggggggCGGGGGTCGCATGACTAAAATCAGTATTGTTGGAGGGTCTCTGAGCTGAGCCGCTTGCCTGCTGCTGCTTCCCTGTCGTACAGTGGAAGGACCAGCAGCTCTCCCCTCCCCCGttcatttttgacaaaaaaaaaaacaacaactcaccCTTTTATGACTGAAATCTTCACATTTTCATGTCTTTGTTCACAATTCTTTGAAAATGTGAGGCCTGTTCTGCCATTTGCACATACAAAATTAGAGACTTTCAGTTTAAATCTAGttgctgcaaaaagaaaaaaaaaaagaaaacgtgatTCTGCGCAGCTTATTGGGACCCCTATGCTTGGAGAGCGCCCGTGCGTAAAAGTTTGGAGACACCGCGTTTACGCCCCCAGGAATGACCGCCATCTCCAACAATATAATAATCATATTGGCTAATATTTTGCAAACAGCCGGCTGTGGAGGCATCCACTCCCCTCCCCTCACCCCctttctctcccccctccttcaGTTTACTCTCGCCCCCGAGCTCGTCTCTTCTCCGTCTTCACCACTCGCTCGTTTGGCGCTGCATCGATAATACTCCacgcattttccttttttttgttgttgtagtaTTCTTATTTGATTACTTGGGGCTTGTTATCAGAGTTTTAATGTCCCGTCGCGACAGACGCTTAACAAAATGGAGCTATCAGACAAACTCCGTTGGAATCAATTCCTGATTTTGGCAACAGCACTAATGTCACCTGCGCTAACGTAAGTGCACTTGAGAGCGCCTGGGGAGATGGATTTGTTCTGCGAGGAATTTTAAGGAAAGGTGGTAGTTTTGAGTTTGTTATACGAATGAAATCGTGggtatttatttagaaggttGGATTAATCTGTCCTGGATTTTTGCAGGTTGATATTAGAATATCATAATTCCTTGTTTggtaatttataaaaaaaatctgaattatgCAATTATGAGTCTCCTCGGTCCGTGATGTGGTCTGATCTGTTTTGAATTATTCGTAGCTGGCTTGTTTTTATCTACAATTAAGTTTCTGCTGCAACCAACTTTCAGCAACTAACACCAGAGCGCATAAAACTGTTGTGTTCCCTACAGAGTTTATGCAATACATCCCTGgaaagtgtttcactttgtaGAAAAAGCTCGATGaaatctttgctgtttttatttaactttccaAGCGTTCAGCTCAGTCTCCTGCTGTCAGCGCTGATGACAAATCCCACCGacctctctcctctctgcaggGTGCTGTGTAATGACATCCTCAGCCTGAAGGTGGCAGGAGATCCAGTTCTAACCCCACATTCCGTGTGCCTGCGGCTGGTAGGCCTCAGCAAACGTCAGTTGCGGATGTGTATGCGCAGTCCCGACGTTACAGCATCCGCCCTGCAGGGCATCCAGGTGGCCATCCACGAGTGCCAGCACCAGCTGCGCGACCAGCGCTGGAACTGCTCTTCCCTTGAAAGCTTCGGGAAGCTGCCCCACCACAGCACCATCCTCAGTAGGGGTGAGAGGTTTAGGGAAGCCTGTAAAATAGTCAATAGGTTAGACGGGGTTTTGGGTTGCTTTGATACAGGTGAAGGATacttttagaaatgtttatCATTTacatctctctgtgtgtgtgtgtgtgtgtgtgtgtgtgtgtgttctcatcGGGCCCCCAGGTTTTCGCGAGAGCGCCTTCTCCCTGGCCCTGCTGGCAGCGGGTGTGGCTCACTCTGTGGCCTCGGCCTGCAGCATGGGCAAGCTGCGGGGGTGCAGCTGTGAGGCCAAGCGTCGCCAGGACGATGACAAGATCCGGCTGAAgctcacacagctgcagctgcagactCTGCAGAAGGGCGGAGTAGGCATCGGCATGACCAAATCATTACCCTCTGATCTAAATGGGCACCCGGGGAACCTACCACCCGACCTACACTCTGCCCACACGTCTGCCCTGCTCAAGCCTTTATCAGATGACCTAAGCTCCATGCAGGACACCTGGACGTGGGGGGGCTGCAGTCACGACTTGCGGTTCGGGGATCGCTTTTCAAGAGACTGGCTCGACTCTCGGGGTTCTCCGAGGGACATCTACGCTCGCATGAGGATACATAACAACCGCGTAGGGCGGCAGGTGAGTCATGTGCTCATTCATCTCGTGTTCACATTTAGCCCCGTTGCCGTCCTACACTTCagttttaggattttatgtgacagactaaCACAGAGTAGAGTATAAATCTGGAACAGAAGGACAGGTAGCTACCATTTTTCAGAACGTTTTTTCAAATAGgaatcagaatattgttttatttggcaCCTTTACTCTGAATAATCAATTAACCAATTAGTAAACGTGGCAACCTCAGTCTAAATACAGCTGTTGTCTTAAGGCCTCAGAGGTCTCTAGAGAACATTAGTGCATCATGAAGACAAAGGCACATTGCAGACCGGTCAGGGATAAAGCTGtgcagaagtttaaagcagggctgGTAATATACTAATTATCATATCTCAAGATTTGGGCATCTCAAAGATCACTGTTAGATCAATTATCCAAAAATATATGGACTATGGCACAGGCAGGAAGGAAGCGCAGTAATAAGAGGAGCAGCCAAGTAGGAGCAGCCAAGTAGGTtgtggtaactttggaggagcagcagagatccaaagctcaggtgggggGAATCTATCTGCAGGGCAGCTGTTAATAATGTGTCCCCAAATCTGGAAGTTGTGGAAAACTGGAAAGAAGAAactcatttttgaaaaatgcccATGCAAAGCCTTGATAAACGTTTGCCACATAGAGTAATACAccgcaaacatgtggaagaaggtgctctggtcagatgaggagAGAAAATGTTTGGGTCTCCATGTGGGCAAAACCTAACACCTCCACATCATCCTGTAAAAACCACGATGAAGCACAGTTGTGACAgtatcatgctgcggggatgcttTCGTTCAAAAGTGACAGCGAAGccggtcagagttgatgggaaaatggatggagctcAATACACGATGACCATGGAGGAACTCCTACTAGAGGCCGCAATAGACTTGAGACTGGAGCAGAGGTTCATCGTCCCAGCGGATagtgaccctaaacatacagcctgaGCTTCAATTCGAAtggtccagacctaaatccatcagagaattTGACTTGAAAATTCATGTTCATCGACTAACAAGGGTAGAAATTAAAGTCTTTGCAAATCTGGCGGGGacaaaccccccaaaaaaaccttTGAGCTGTAAGGGTTAGGGTGACATGAAAGGTGGCTGCGCGTATTGTTGACTTAAGGGTCTGCCACACatgcaggccacacttttcacatttttgtctgCAAAATCATTTCTTCTTCTGGATAATTGCGCAACACATTTTCCAATAAAGCATATTGACTGTGTGAATCTTTAAGCGGTGGCAACATTTCTGACGAGGCACTGTATGATTGACGGTACCTGCTTGGTGAAAAATATTGCGTCTTTCTTTTACCCAGATAGTGACCGACAACATGACAAGGAAGTGCAAGTGTCACGGCACATCAGGGAGCTGCCAGTTCAAGACCTGCTGGTACGTTTCTCCAGAGTTCCGAGTCGTTGGATCTCTCCTCAAGCAGAAGTTCTTGTCAGCCATCTTCGTCAACTcccagaacaaaaacaatggCGTTTTTAACCCTCGAACAGAGAACGGCGCCCGCCGGAGCGCCGGGGGGTTCGGCGGCGGCGGTGGCGGGCGCCGGCGAAGCATGTCCAGGGAGCTGGTGTATTTCGAGAAGTCGCCGGATTTCTGCGAGCGTGACGCCTCCGTAGATTCGCCGGGAACGCAGGGACGCATCTGCAACAAGACTAGCTACAGCACGGACAGCTGCAGCTCGCTGTGCTGCGGCCGCGGCCACAACATCCTGAGGCAGACTCGCAGTGAGCGCTGCAATTGTCGATTTCACTGGTGCTGCTATGTGCTCTGCGAGGAGTGTCGCCTTACAGAGTGGGTCAACGTGTGCAAGTAGGCCCCCCGAcgtttgtttttgctcttttgttgCAACCGTTCCAGAGAATCGCTCCGTCCCCCtcattttgtgttgttgttttttttttttttttattccatcatCTGGGATCTATTTTCTCTGCGTAGCCGCTGTTATTCCCAAAATGCCAAGTCAGAGATTGAAGGGGTGACTCATGTCATTTATCCGGCCGCGGCCTGCTTAGACGCTACCCTCCCAGCCATGAAGAAAGGCCCGCACTCCCCTCGCTTCTAGCCCACAGAAAAGTGGAGAAACGGCAGAGGAGTGTTAATGTTTCATCCTCTGCCCTTCTCGTTCCTCTTGTTGTACAGTAGCCGTGTATTTTATTGTGCAAGTGTATATTTGTGAATGTAAGTTTTACGAATATGTTGTCTCAGAGTGTCTCATGTTGGTTTAAGTGAACGACAGGAAGGGAACTGCCAGCCTCATCTGGAAGATGTATCCGAGGTTTCGCTATCTTAACTTCTACATCCAGCTATCTGTTAAAGATTTGCTAAAAATGGATGCTTTGCTCCCGCATCTCACACACAGCAATAATCATTTCGGTTCAGTTAGTTTACttgattaaaagaaataacCGATTTCAATCTAATGTAGCGTAATGATGCTACGTTATATTATATTAAAGTtcaaaaattagttttattatctTAAAAGCAGGGATAAGGGAAAAACTCTCGGCCTCTCCATTCAGGGATTgccatttcattaaaaaaaaaggcacaagaagacatctttacATTTCTAAGGGTTGAAATTCTATTGAGAATCAACCTGAAATGAACATTTGAATTACAAGAATCAAGCACTTATATATACTATAATAAAGATTCATTCCTAATGTTAATCCTAAAGAGATGTATTGGTGATTAATTAGACTCTACAAACTCTGTCAAGTCTCTCAAGAGCCTGATGAAAAGGTGGTTTTACAGCCTCATTTTGACACCACTCACCGCTTTAGCGGGGAAGATTAAAAGTCCTGAAAGCACCTAGACCTGTAAGCTTTCAGCGCCGTTGCCATcactgagagagaaaaaaaaaaaaaagaacggaGCGCATTACTTTGTTCTGAAATTGGGTTGTCGTCTCACTCGTGGAACTGACTGGAGTTTTGCTTACGCGGTTCCCACAGACCCATTCCTCAGCTGGGCTGATGGGGAAATCACGACACAAACAGCTGCGGTTTTGGCCTGGAGATTGCTCTGAAACTGCCAGGCTGTCAGTTCTGCCCCAGGATGTCTTGGTGGTTGCTCCACTTTGGATTCGGAAGCATGTCGGATACAAGAGGAAACGCTCTTAAAGGGAAACTATTAAGTGGCGCTGAGCTGGCACCCAGGGTGGATGGAAATTAGAATCTTGGGCAGTTTCACACAGAAATACTGCTAAAATGTCCCATAGCTTGCAGGGCAGTACAAAGTATTTGGCACATCTGAGGGTCCAGAGTGATCGATCCTCTCTGACTCGGTCAGGTGAGGCTTCTGGGTGGGTTGTTAGATTCTGTTCGTGTCCAAACATTTAGCTCAGACTTCTGGGGGAGGAGACGTTACAAGGGACAGATGGACCAATCAGGTGTGAGCTTGGGCTAACGTCACACCTACAGTACGTTAAAAAGTGGAGTATTACTATTTTTCCAAAACATCTTCCGGAGAGACCCCTGTACATGACAAAAACTGTAAGCAAGCTGTCACTTCAGAGTGATAGCTTGTTAGTTAGGTTGTTTTTTCATTCACTATTCTTCTAAAACATGTCAtcatttcattaaataaaaagaggTTCATATTTAATGCTTAATCAAATAATTTTAACTAATGTACCTTGCACCCATGGTCTGAGAAGGCTTCTGAAGGTGAAAGGTAAAATCGTTGGTATTTTTGTGCAGTACTACATAGGTCCAAATTcattcaaattaaaatcaacGAAATTAGGTATTTCATATTTATGTGAGTTATTGCTTTGGGACCTCTCCAGAAACAAGACAAGAAGGTgtaatgtcttttatttttttaagaagtcAATGAAAGGTTGATGGGAAACCTGCTGCTTTGCCTCTTGAcaggttctttgttttttcttgtataCTGACATTAAATGTTTCAAGTTATCATGCAAATGTTATTATCaggcaaaaataacaaaaaagtaaacacaaaaaggCATTTTCAACAATTAATTCATTctttaagggggaaaaaaaatattccaaccAACCTGGAGCTGTGTGAAAAAGCGATTGCCCTCTAAATCTAATGACTGGTTGCATCATTCTTGGCAACGCAAGCTTTCACCAAGCTTTTGTGTCAACTGATTTTTTTACATCATGGGTCTTTGAACCTCTCTCCTTTGCAGAAACATTTCGATTTTTCAA
Coding sequences within:
- the wnt10b gene encoding protein Wnt-10b; protein product: MELSDKLRWNQFLILATALMSPALTVLCNDILSLKVAGDPVLTPHSVCLRLVGLSKRQLRMCMRSPDVTASALQGIQVAIHECQHQLRDQRWNCSSLESFGKLPHHSTILSRGFRESAFSLALLAAGVAHSVASACSMGKLRGCSCEAKRRQDDDKIRLKLTQLQLQTLQKGGVGIGMTKSLPSDLNGHPGNLPPDLHSAHTSALLKPLSDDLSSMQDTWTWGGCSHDLRFGDRFSRDWLDSRGSPRDIYARMRIHNNRVGRQIVTDNMTRKCKCHGTSGSCQFKTCWYVSPEFRVVGSLLKQKFLSAIFVNSQNKNNGVFNPRTENGARRSAGGFGGGGGGRRRSMSRELVYFEKSPDFCERDASVDSPGTQGRICNKTSYSTDSCSSLCCGRGHNILRQTRSERCNCRFHWCCYVLCEECRLTEWVNVCK